In a genomic window of Nocardiopsis mwathae:
- a CDS encoding RNA-guided endonuclease TnpB family protein, with amino-acid sequence MNRAYKFLLRPTKRQQAALTRMLRDHCTLYNAALQERRDAYAHPSQTKITYGDQSGQLKEIRAFDPQRQGCWSFSSQQATLRRLDKAFKAFFRRVKAGQEPGYPRFKGAGHFDTVDFPKDGDGCRWDSTPTDRVRRVRFQGIGHVRVHQHRPVTGRVKTVSVKREGNRWFVVLACDRVPVESAEQTGQVAGIDMGVASFVTTSGGEHVANPRFLQSSADELAAAQRELDQFPKRIRAGNRTRTHRAAQAKVARLHAKVRRQRLDHHHKAALDLVRRFDAIAHEDLNIAGVTRAPKAKPGSDGRHLPNGAAAKAGLNKSILDAGWGVFLGILAYKAESAGRVLVPVDPRDTSRTCPREACGHTSADNRRTQDKFRCVRCGYTEHADRVGAINVGIRAGLVLPVA; translated from the coding sequence GTGAACCGCGCTTACAAGTTCCTCCTCCGACCCACCAAGCGGCAGCAGGCGGCGCTCACCCGGATGCTGCGCGACCACTGCACCCTGTACAACGCCGCGCTGCAGGAACGACGCGACGCCTACGCCCACCCCTCGCAGACGAAGATCACATACGGCGACCAGTCCGGACAGCTCAAGGAGATCCGGGCGTTCGATCCGCAGCGGCAGGGGTGCTGGTCGTTCTCCTCCCAGCAGGCCACCCTCCGGCGCCTCGACAAGGCGTTCAAAGCGTTCTTCCGCCGAGTGAAGGCCGGGCAGGAACCGGGCTACCCGAGGTTCAAAGGCGCCGGCCACTTCGACACCGTGGACTTTCCCAAGGACGGCGACGGGTGCCGCTGGGACTCCACCCCCACCGACCGGGTCAGGCGCGTCCGGTTCCAAGGCATTGGACACGTCCGCGTCCACCAGCACCGGCCCGTCACGGGGCGCGTCAAAACCGTGTCGGTCAAGCGCGAAGGCAACCGGTGGTTCGTGGTACTGGCATGCGACCGGGTACCGGTCGAATCGGCCGAGCAAACCGGCCAGGTGGCCGGGATCGACATGGGGGTGGCGTCGTTCGTCACCACAAGCGGGGGTGAGCACGTCGCCAACCCCAGGTTCCTGCAGTCCTCGGCTGACGAACTGGCCGCTGCGCAACGCGAACTCGACCAGTTCCCCAAGCGCATCAGGGCCGGTAACCGGACCCGCACGCACAGGGCCGCGCAGGCCAAGGTGGCGCGGCTGCACGCGAAGGTCCGGCGCCAGCGCCTCGACCACCACCACAAGGCAGCGCTTGACCTGGTGCGGCGTTTCGACGCGATCGCGCACGAAGACCTGAACATCGCGGGCGTGACCCGCGCCCCGAAGGCCAAGCCCGGCTCCGACGGCCGCCACCTGCCCAATGGTGCCGCTGCCAAGGCCGGGCTGAACAAGAGCATCCTCGATGCGGGTTGGGGGGTGTTCCTGGGCATCCTCGCGTACAAGGCTGAAAGCGCCGGTCGCGTGCTGGTCCCGGTCGATCCCCGCGACACGTCGCGCACCTGCCCGCGCGAAGCGTGCGGGCACACCAGCGCGGACAACCGCAGGACACAGGACAAGTTCCGTTGCGTTCGGTGCGGATACACAGAGCACGCCGACCGCGTTGGGGCGATCAACGTCGGTATCAGGGCCGGGCTGGTCCTTCCTGTCGCCTGA
- a CDS encoding GlxA family transcriptional regulator has protein sequence MDARSVVVVGYAGAELLDIAAITTSLEMANRIGRPDAPYRISVAAPGGRPIACASGLVLRAQLPLTAALGPLDTLVVSGGPGHARAAADPVIVGHVRRLAGQSRRVSSVCTGASLLAAAGLLDGRRATTHWQYADHLAAEYPAVTVDAEPIYIRDGNVSTAAGVTSALDLMLAFIEEDHGAELAREVARALVTYLQRPGDQAQISMFTAAPHAEHDLVRRVAGYIGAHLDGDLTTAALAKVAGVSPRHLTRLFLAHLGHPPGRFVRRARTEAAARLLSTTALPVARVAARCGFGSAESLRQAFVRHYGVPPSEHRAADGRVSPR, from the coding sequence ATGGACGCGCGATCCGTCGTGGTGGTCGGGTATGCGGGCGCGGAGCTGCTGGACATCGCCGCCATCACCACCAGCCTGGAGATGGCCAACCGCATCGGCCGCCCGGACGCGCCCTACCGGATCTCCGTCGCCGCTCCCGGAGGGCGGCCCATCGCGTGCGCCAGCGGGCTCGTCCTCCGCGCCCAGCTACCGCTGACCGCGGCGCTCGGCCCGCTCGACACGCTGGTCGTCTCGGGAGGGCCGGGGCACGCGCGCGCCGCGGCCGACCCGGTGATCGTCGGGCACGTGCGGCGGCTGGCCGGGCAGAGCCGCCGGGTCTCCTCCGTGTGCACGGGCGCGAGCCTGCTGGCCGCCGCCGGCCTGCTGGACGGCAGGCGGGCCACCACCCACTGGCAGTACGCCGACCACCTGGCCGCGGAGTACCCGGCCGTCACCGTGGACGCCGAGCCGATCTACATCCGCGACGGGAACGTCTCCACCGCCGCGGGGGTCACCAGCGCCCTGGACCTGATGCTCGCGTTCATCGAGGAGGACCACGGCGCCGAACTGGCGCGCGAGGTCGCGCGTGCGCTGGTCACCTACCTGCAGCGGCCAGGTGACCAGGCCCAGATCTCCATGTTCACCGCCGCGCCCCACGCCGAGCACGACCTCGTGCGCCGCGTGGCCGGGTACATCGGCGCGCACCTCGACGGCGATCTCACCACGGCCGCCCTCGCCAAGGTGGCGGGGGTGAGCCCCCGCCACCTGACCCGCCTCTTCCTGGCGCATCTCGGGCACCCGCCGGGCCGGTTCGTCCGGCGGGCCCGCACCGAGGCCGCCGCGCGGCTACTCTCCACCACCGCCCTCCCGGTGGCGCGTGTGGCGGCCCGCTGCGGATTCGGCTCGGCGGAGTCGCTGCGCCAGGCCTTCGTCCGGCACTACGGGGTCCCCCCGTCGGAACACCGCGCGGCCGACGGCCGCGTTTCACCCCGCTGA
- a CDS encoding acyl-CoA dehydrogenase family protein: MTDDTTAQAVTGFSLEMSEDIRDVRDWAHGFARDVIRPAAAEWDEREETPWPILQEAAKIGLYSLDFFADQWLEPSGIGIPVAFEELYWGDPGIALALTGTGLAAVAVAGNGTQEQLFEWVPQMFGTAEDIKLGAFCSSEPDAGSDVSAIRTRAVYDEAKDEWVLNGTKTWATNGGIADIHVIVASVDPALGSRGQASFIVPPSTPGLSQGQKFAKHGIRASHTAEVVLDDVRVPGGCLLGGKEKLDERLARVREGRRAGGQAAMKTFEKSRPSVGAMAVGCARAAYEYARDYATQREQFGRPIGDNQAIAFTLADMATRIDAARLLVWRASWMARQDKDFAQAEGSMCKLFAAETATWVTQEAIRILGGNGYTRDYPVERWHRDAAIFTIFEGASEIQRLIIGRAVTGLPVR, translated from the coding sequence ATGACGGACGACACCACCGCCCAGGCCGTGACCGGGTTCAGCCTGGAAATGAGCGAGGACATCCGCGACGTGCGCGACTGGGCGCACGGCTTCGCCCGCGACGTGATCCGCCCGGCCGCGGCCGAATGGGACGAGCGCGAGGAGACGCCCTGGCCGATCCTCCAGGAGGCGGCCAAGATCGGGCTGTACTCCCTGGACTTCTTCGCCGACCAGTGGCTGGAGCCCAGCGGCATCGGCATTCCCGTCGCCTTCGAGGAGCTGTACTGGGGTGACCCCGGCATCGCCCTGGCCCTCACCGGAACCGGGCTTGCCGCCGTGGCCGTCGCGGGCAACGGCACCCAGGAGCAGCTCTTCGAGTGGGTGCCGCAGATGTTCGGCACCGCCGAGGACATCAAGCTCGGCGCGTTCTGCTCCTCCGAGCCCGACGCCGGGAGCGACGTCAGCGCCATCCGCACCCGCGCCGTCTACGACGAGGCCAAGGACGAGTGGGTGCTCAACGGCACCAAGACCTGGGCCACCAACGGCGGGATCGCCGACATCCATGTCATCGTCGCCTCCGTCGACCCCGCACTGGGCTCACGCGGCCAGGCCAGCTTCATCGTCCCGCCCTCCACCCCCGGGCTGTCCCAGGGGCAGAAGTTCGCAAAGCACGGAATCCGCGCCTCCCACACCGCCGAGGTCGTCCTGGACGATGTCCGCGTCCCCGGGGGCTGCCTGCTCGGCGGCAAGGAGAAGCTCGACGAGCGCCTCGCCCGGGTCCGCGAGGGCCGGAGAGCAGGCGGCCAAGCGGCGATGAAGACCTTCGAGAAGTCGCGCCCGTCCGTCGGCGCCATGGCCGTGGGCTGCGCCCGCGCCGCCTACGAGTACGCCCGCGACTACGCCACCCAGCGCGAGCAGTTCGGCCGGCCGATCGGCGACAACCAGGCCATCGCCTTCACCCTCGCCGACATGGCCACCCGCATCGACGCCGCCCGCCTCCTGGTCTGGCGTGCGTCCTGGATGGCCCGCCAGGACAAGGACTTCGCCCAGGCCGAGGGCTCCATGTGCAAACTCTTCGCCGCCGAGACCGCCACCTGGGTCACCCAGGAGGCCATCCGCATCCTCGGCGGGAACGGCTACACGAGGGACTACCCCGTGGAACGCTGGCACCGCGACGCCGCCATCTTCACCATCTTCGAGGGCGCCAGCGAGATCCAGCGCCTCATCATCGGCCGCGCCGTCACCGGCCTGCCGGTGAGGTAG
- a CDS encoding helix-turn-helix domain-containing protein: protein MLEMIGFTGDEEKVYLALLRSPAGTPGELAARLGIGAGRVEAALGRLADKGLLGRAPEGAPPLRVAPPDAALNPLLIRRQAQLYRTQAEVARLIEDYRARAALHDPEEILETVTGREAVTESYRRIHQGAAKEVRALVTGPPMVVSAADNDVARSSMAAGVRHRVVYDRSLLDEPEEQLRLAEWCELGEEIRVAADIPMKLSIADDRAAFLPTVTTGLEEPSVIIVRPSGLLDALGWIFETIWVSAVPYPVREEPEQGGGTGPVAGSDVEARRLLSLMLSGCTDRAMANQLGVSVRTVQRRISRLSALMGVRTRHQLIWQATRRGWL from the coding sequence ATGCTGGAGATGATCGGCTTCACAGGGGACGAGGAGAAGGTCTACCTCGCGCTGCTCCGCTCCCCGGCCGGCACTCCGGGCGAACTCGCCGCACGACTCGGCATCGGCGCGGGCCGGGTCGAGGCCGCGCTGGGCCGCCTGGCCGACAAGGGGCTGTTGGGCCGCGCACCCGAGGGGGCGCCGCCGCTGCGCGTGGCCCCGCCCGACGCCGCGCTCAACCCCCTGCTGATCCGGCGCCAGGCCCAGCTGTACCGGACCCAGGCCGAGGTGGCCCGGCTGATCGAGGACTACAGGGCGCGGGCCGCGTTGCACGACCCGGAGGAGATCCTCGAAACCGTCACCGGCCGGGAGGCGGTCACCGAGAGCTACCGCCGAATCCACCAGGGCGCCGCGAAGGAGGTCCGTGCCCTGGTCACCGGACCGCCGATGGTGGTGAGCGCCGCCGACAACGATGTCGCCCGCTCCTCGATGGCCGCCGGGGTGCGCCACCGCGTGGTCTACGACCGGTCGCTGCTGGACGAGCCCGAGGAGCAGCTGCGCCTGGCGGAGTGGTGCGAGCTGGGCGAGGAGATCCGGGTGGCGGCCGACATCCCGATGAAGCTCAGCATCGCCGACGACCGCGCGGCCTTCCTACCGACGGTCACCACCGGGTTGGAGGAGCCGTCGGTGATCATCGTGCGGCCCAGCGGACTGCTGGACGCGCTCGGCTGGATCTTCGAGACCATCTGGGTGTCGGCGGTCCCCTACCCGGTGCGGGAGGAACCGGAGCAGGGGGGCGGCACGGGCCCGGTGGCGGGCTCGGATGTGGAGGCGCGCCGCCTGCTCTCGCTCATGCTGTCGGGGTGCACCGACCGGGCGATGGCCAACCAGCTGGGCGTGAGCGTGCGTACGGTGCAGCGGCGGATCAGCCGGCTCAGCGCCCTCATGGGTGTCCGCACGCGCCACCAGCTGATCTGGCAGGCGACCCGGCGCGGCTGGCTGTAG